The Penaeus vannamei isolate JL-2024 chromosome 2, ASM4276789v1, whole genome shotgun sequence region atatgtatatttgtatatgtatgtatacataaatatatttatatatacatatatatgtatattcttgctcttaagtatgtatatatgtatatatatttatatgtatttatatttatgtgtatgtatgtacacacacacacacacacaatcacacacacacacacacacacacatacacacacacacacacacacacacacacacacacacacacacacgcacacacacacgcacacacacacacacacacacacacacacacacacacacacacacacatatatatatatatatatatatatatatatatatatatatatacatatatatatatatacacatatatatatatatatatatatatatatatatatatatatacatatatatatatacatattcatgtttatgtgtgtacagacacacacgcgcgcggcacacacacacacacatacacacagacacgcacacacacacacatatatatacatacatacatacaaatatatatgtatatatatacagacatacacacacgcacacacacacacacacacacacacacacgcacatacatacatacatacatacatatatatatatatatatatatatatatatatatatatatatatatatatatatatatatatatacatatatacatatgtgtgtgtccattgtAGTGTAGTCTTCGAAGTACCAAGTATACGACTCCAACCCCTTCACACTAGAATTATATACAGCTAACAAATATGTCAAAATAAAATCTTTATATGTTATTCTCGATTACAGAATAGCGTTTCAGATCCACTTACAGCTAGTCCCAAGTTCCTTCTGTTCTGTTTACGCTGTGAGAAGGGGGTGTCACGTGTTGGTGATGGTTACTGTCTAAGTTGTTTTGAACAGTATGCGTTTCAAAACCCTGTGATAAACGGAGAGTCGAACGAACACATTGAAATATTCAGAGTTAACTTTTCGTAATTGCCATTAAATGTTTTGTATATTCTTGaaaagtgtttatttttattttttagtattttttttgtgatttctttgAATCATTATTATACTGGTGCGTGAAGCTTACAGTGATTCCCTCCATTATGTATGCTTTTTCACGAGCTGTACTAGTTCTTTGACCTATATTCATTAGGCTGTAAAGGTTGCGTTGTAAAGTAGAaaactttatttttatatctgaatttaaacttttttttttttttttttttttttttttttttttttgcctgtgccAAAATTCTAAGATTAACAGCTTCAACGGGCGTCTTCCTGGGGGAACAGGGAGCAAGTGGTAAATCACTTAACCTTTACTACCccaatgcatatacagtatagtaCATGAAGTCCTACTCACGTAAAGTTTAAAGGGAATATAAGTCATATTCTATATGATTACGCACAAACTATTATAAAATACCACATTGAGAATTTTTCAGGAACAAAATAAGCATATTacataagtaagagagagagagagagagagagagagagagagagagagagagagagagagagagagagagagagagagagagagagagagagagagagagagaggagagagagagatggatatatatatatatatatatatatatatatatatatatatatatatatatatatatatatacgtatatatatatatatatatatatatatatatatatatatatatatatatatatatatatatatacacatataatcgtACACTGGTTTTCTGTTCGCTGACTACTTCTGCTTCAGTAGCTCCAACAAGCACAATTGTCCTCTGGCAGACTTTTTGTTGATGTTTCGCGCTATTTTGCAAATATGTGAATTGAATGAGATTCAGATCTGAACAAGAAATACCCCACGCCTTACAGACGTATTCAATCTCTAATTCCAAGTAACTctaagtatagatatagataaaaaaacggcattatatttaatttattttcaggTGTCAAGAGAAACCTTTGGAAAAAAATCTATGATGAATCCCCGTCACCAGAAACTACAacttgaaattaatgataatggtaatgataataatagtaataatataataataataataataataataataataataataataataataataataataataatattgaacataatatcaacactaataacaacaataacaacagcaataactataataataatgacagtaaaactAACAAAACCCAGGCAAATCTCGTCCACATCTCAGTCATTGTTCTCGACGTCGATCTCTATAAAGCAGCGCACTTAAAGCCTCGTTTCAGCTGGACAAGTTTCGGGTTTCTCGCCCTGGTACGACCGACAGACAAGTTCAACGAGGTCCTCTTGTGCGTCGTGCTGGTTCTCTTGTGTGAACACCTGTGGGATAATGAACAGGTACGTATAAAAATAGTGAACACGTGTACTTGAGCTACACTGTGCATggtaatacatataaaaataggaggaattcacatatattcatatgaaagtAAGCGATTCTGAACATGAAGATATTTTAGGGATAAGAAAATAGGGCaaacacacacctttacacataCATGAGCGCGGTTtcagttattgataataataataataaaaaaacagtagagagaaacagcagaaaaagtaatacaataagaaaaagaagcgtGCATACTAGCAGGTACATGCAAAGGCAAGTGAATTCTAATTTCTTTGGTTGTAGGCTAATGACCTGTTGGCAGTTGCTGTACTGTGCTATTGTTCGTATTTTTTATTGAACTATTTACATAgtttactatcatatatatacatatatattaatatttatatatatgtatatatatatatatctatatatatatatatttacatatacacatatatgtatgtatacgagcacacacacacagacatacacgcacacacacacacgcacgtacgtacacacacacacactcacacgtgtgtgtgagatataaataaataaataaataaatatatatatatatatatatatatatatatatatatatatatatatataaatatatatatatacatacatatatgtatgtgtgtgtgtgtgtgtgtgtataaattgttACGATGATGTATATATCCAGCCGTTATTTAACTTATTGTTTATTCCGACCACCGCCGATGCTTTCGCAACCACCAGCCCGCACAGTTGGTGCGCGGTTCGTAATGAACAGTTTCaatagaaagtaataataacttaTCTACGTTTCTACCTCTCAATTTCCAGTCTTTGTACATGCTGAGGAAtgccgacacacgcacacacacacacacaaacacacaatatacccACATCATTGAGGATAATCCAAGGCATCCAGTCAGGCCGCGGGTCGAGAAGTCCTTGCTCTAGACCCGCCTCGTGAAGCAACTGCTCGCCCTCCAACGACTGGGAACAGTTCTCGATGGGCTGccactccactcccactctctcggcacactaaggaagaggaagagggcaagtCGACATGTGGAGAAAGTAGCACTTAGTATAAAATAGCATATTATAAGATGGTTAATATACCAATCTACAATACAGCACAATCAAGATGTTCCCTATATCGAGCTACACAAGGTTTAGGCATTAAAATGTAGACATGTGCAAGAAGTTCCGTGTAGCAAGCAGCATCACGTGTAAGACAGCATACACGCATTAATGTATTCACTATCGATCTACACTGTAATGGCAAGCCGCCGGACCTGATACGGTCTTTATAGGTCTTTActtccaaaaacaataattaagatatcCCCTTTCTCGACTTACATGCTAGCACTTAGGCACAGAGATGTTCCATATGTCAATCTAACCAACAAGAAACGGTGACAATATCCTCATAACAATCTCTGTGATAGCTTGTGGCCTTTACGATAATTATTTTACCTACCCCCTTGACATTATAAAGGCATTTATTTGTACATACGGCAAAATAAGTATTGATTTTCATTAAAGCTTTTGTAACATCTCTACACACAACCTTTTACATCACAAAATCGCAGCTAATATAAAATGAAAGCTTAGAATATCTTTGAAGTACCATTATATCTACGACGTATAAAGTTATCACCTTCACTGCTCAACACGAATCTTATGTACATTATGCTATGACTTTACGCTTTTATGCTAAATAACTATTTCATGTTGTTCATTTACTTTTGCAACGGATCGGTTTGAATATGACCACGCCCAAAGCAAAGGCCCGCCCCCTCGAATCCTGTCGTAAAAAAGTGTCCTTACGGTGGAAATGATGCCTAATGTTTATGGTAGGTAACGGAccccgtgtattttttttctactatgtACCTAATATCAATCCTTTCGATAACATTTAAATTCAAATATTCCTTACGTAAGTCTGTCCAACTAATACCCAACCACTCTATTATGACTAACCTGTTTCCCGAATTTTAAACCCATTCATTGAAACATAGGCCTACCTTCTCGCCCTCGATAGGTGGGTAGAAGCCACTCATGAGGCAGAGAGTGAAGTCGACGTAGGTCTCATGGTCCAAGTACTTCTTGGCACACATGACGATCTTGTTGCCCTTGCACTCACCCGGCCCGTGTTGGCACTCAAAGGTGTAGCCGTCTCCAGAAGGCTGTTCCTGTTAGGAATGTAGGAATGTTGAATTCAGATGCTTGAAAGCAAAGGCTCcccatcttttttttgtttggttagtCCCTTGCGCCAGGAAGGTCACCcgtctcaatctattcattcagCCACTTTATCCGGCCGATTTGGCACGTTCGGCCAGTTCATTCTATCCAATTCATTCACCGATCCCAAATTCAGTCTTTTATGTTGATAGAAGtagacaaacacaaaatcaatgTCGGTGacacatcattattttttctaaagcaGTTTGTGATGATGGCAGGGGGCATAAGGATGGTAGTAGTGGTGATAATGGTTGCAtgtggtagtggtaatgatagtggtgatgtgtGGTGATGGAAGAGGCGTAGTGCGATGCCGTGTTGTGATGGTGGAGTAAAATTATAAGCCAGCATGTTGCCATTTTCATCAAACACATGATTATACTCACAGCAGATAAACATATTTTTGAATagtattcattttcttatatttttacccTTTGAAGCCTTGTAATTTACTGTAGATTGGGAAATGCTGTATTTGAagacagttttatttttttaaatgatatatcTAATTGGTTACTTAATCGATGTAAATTCTGGCAGGAACAATACTAGTTACGACTGCCCGGGTCATCGtgaaggacacgcacacacacacacacacacacacacacacacgcacacacacacacacacacacacacacacacacacacacacacacacacacatacacacacacacacacacatacacacacacacacacacatacacacacacacacacacacacacacacacacacacacacacacacacacacacacacacacacacacacacacacacacacacacacacacacacacacacacatatatatatatatatatatatatatatatatatatatatatatatatatatatatatatatatacatatgtctatatatgtatataaatatgtgtatgtatatgtatatatatatatatatatatatatatatatatatatatatatatatatatacatatatatatatatatatatgtacatatatatgtatatatatatatatgtatgtatacatatgtatatatatgtatataaatatgtgtatgcatgcatgtatatataaatatatatatacatatatatatatatatatatatatatatatatatatatatatgtatgtatgtatgtatgtatatatgtacacacacacacacacacacagacacacacacacacacacacacacacacacacacacacacacacacacacacacatatatatatatatatatatatatatatatatatatatatatatatatatatattcacacacacacacatacacacacgtgcatacacgaATCGTACAGAACCTACTGTGCACCTGCCTCAAAAAGTTCATTTACCTCTTATTCTGGCGATGTTTTTCATGATATTGCTTGCCATTATTACGGCTGACATACGTAACCAATCGTCAGTTAAACGCCACAGGTGGATATAAGAACTTTTGTTTTGCATTCATATACAAAGAGATTGATACCTATATTGGTATAGaaacagataagtagatgaatacaCGACAGGCAAATATTTGTAAGATTGATTAATCAACATGCTCACAGACAAATATACGGAGAAAGAACCTAACTGAAACCAAACGAAGccatcacaaaaaaacaacaacaacaaacaaacagaaacaggacTTGAACCAGCCATCGCCAACTTCGCCGCAGACTCACCAAAGCGAAGCCGTAAGCAGTTATGTTAACCGCCATGATGTCTGTGAGACAATCCCGCGCAGGCACCAGCTGGTTCACCACGAAGTTGATACTGTCTGGGCACAGCGTCTCCAGGTACACCATCACTCGTACCGGATCGGCTTCGATGACCTGGTAAAGAAGCACCGTGTAAAACACATCCCTGTAATCATCGTGAATCAGGATTTGTCTGGTCATCAGGGAATCGTTTTAAAACTCTTTCACTAGACTTTATCGAAAACTATTAAAATCAAACATATCCAGAATTCAAAAAGAACTTGTGTGATCATAGGATAACTTGCATTCTGGCTGTGGAATGTATGGTCATTGAGAGTCGCtgcaggagcgaggaggagagcagagaggaacACCAGGAGGCTGTGACCTATCCTTGCCATGGTTACGTGGGCACTGAGAGACACCCGGACAGGCAGGCTTGAGTTCCCTTCGGGCATTCGGCCGTCACACGTGGCAGTTCCCACGACgataagaggagaaaagggtaTTTAATAATAAGTTCTTTTATGATTATGGATTATACTTATCTGATATGCATGAGAGCccgtgcgcacgcgcgcgtgtgtgttttttgtgtgtgtgtttgtttgtgtctgtgtgcgtgtatgtgtgtagattagggaagtatatgtttgtgcgtgtgtgtgtgtgcgcgcgcctgtgtTTATATGTTACGTATGTGAGTGTTTCAtaggtgtgtttgcatgtacatgtgcatatatatgtgtgtacatgtgcgcgtgtgtatgtctgccAGTGCATGAATCTTTTGGGGGAAATCTGAAGGGGTGTCACAAGAGGAAGCCAAGGTCGCGGTTGTATAAGGAGTCGCTAAGATTGTTTACAGCGGCATCCAATAAATTATGCAGTTGTTGTAGGAATGTCATCACTATGTACAGATTTATTCCATCCATTGTTTTTGTAAACTTCTACTGACGTCATGACTGTCGATATTAAATATTAACAAACAGACGAATATCTTGAGGAACAGAGAGATTGCTGATATTGAGAAAGagg contains the following coding sequences:
- the LOC113811873 gene encoding gamma-interferon-inducible lysosomal thiol reductase — its product is MPEGNSSLPVRVSLSAHVTMARIGHSLLVFLSALLLAPAATLNDHTFHSQNVIEADPVRVMVYLETLCPDSINFVVNQLVPARDCLTDIMAVNITAYGFALEQPSGDGYTFECQHGPGECKGNKIVMCAKKYLDHETYVDFTLCLMSGFYPPIEGEKCAERVGVEWQPIENCSQSLEGEQLLHEAGLEQGLLDPRPDWMPWIILNDVFTQENQHDAQEDLVELVCRSYQGEKPETCPAETRL